A genomic region of Aspergillus oryzae RIB40 DNA, chromosome 1 contains the following coding sequences:
- a CDS encoding SKI complex subunit WD repeat protein SKI8 (WD40 repeat), with product MAGKALKDVKSLNTCPGCGQIKRAHVLCPHCVETHPTDIFSLAVTNKQILSASGVSALKVHSTADPDFPLVQSIDEAHKLGCHHVVTDGNGSRSVSVGFGGEIRVWSCHDGNWSENKTVSAGNAGSTGVWAIALSGDGQYLAGVSQDGHIRVWDLDANGEQIRYYETKGSFGTCIDLSADGRFIASGHENGSVYIFSTETGRMPFSLSGLVKPVRAVAFSPGGKFLAAAGDSNVIVLYDTSSGEQVANLPGHSAWVLSLSWSHTGEYLLSGSFDGKVKVWSIDTRTCVATHSETERAVWNVKWLPKIGKSEGFATAGASRSISFYREATGG from the exons CACACCCAACTGATATCTTCTCATTGGCTGTAACCAATAAGCAGATTTTATCGGCTTCTGGTGTCTCTGCTCTCAAGGTTCACTCTACTGCTGACCCTGATTTCCCATTAGTACAATCGATCGATGAGGCCCATAAACTTGGGTGCCATCATGTTGTAACCGATGGCAACGGATCGAGATCAGTGAGtgttggttttggtggtgaGATCAGGGTTTGGTCCTGTCATGATGGAAACTGGTCCGAAAATAAGACAGTCTCAG CTGGCAACGCAGGATCTACTGGTGTTTGGGCAATTGCCTTGTCAGGCGATGGCCAGTATCTTGCCGGTGTAAGCCAAGATGGGCACATTCGAGTGTGGGATTTGGATGCCAATGGCGAACAAATACGTTACTATGAGACCAAGGGTAGCTTTGGTACCTGCATAGACTTG TCAGCAGATGGCCGCTTCATAGCTAGCGGGCATGAGAATGGCAGCGTCTATATCTTTAGCACGGAAACAGGTCGTATGCCGTTTAGCTTATCAG GCCTAGTGAAGCCCGTGCGAGCTGTTGCATTCTCTCCCGGGGGAAAGTTtctcgctgctgctggagaCTCCAATGTGATCGTGTTATATGACACTTCATCTGGCGAGCAGGTGGCTAACCTCCCCGGGCATTCAGCATGGGTCTTGTCGCTTTCTTGGAGCCACACGGGAGAATATCTTTTAAGCGG ATCATTTGATGGAAAAGTGAAAGTCTGGTCGATTGATACCAGAACATGTGTCGCAACGCATTCCGAAACAGAGCGAGCCGTTTGGAACGTTAAATGGCTGCCAAAGATTGGGAAGTCAGAGGGGTTTGCCACGGCCGGGGCAAGCCGTAGCATATCATTCTACAGGGAAGCTACAGGTGGTTGA
- a CDS encoding kinetochore Spc25 family protein (uncharacterized conserved protein): MASSFEPSLSTSGMRPPLTSADAPSMADSLPSINFGFEDLRNRMAQFTARFDAFIEKGRKQILEERNQFKIGLAELQEDQRMKQRDIEILNLKSQTHDQTIQKEAAEAAEMHGTIASVTMERDSRLAKRDRLKQQINETQKAINQKLEAQKAHARHLDAQARLNIPELEFWQDYLCLRIEGAGREDRLKFIFSHLLEKDWEAEAWFELGTSSRDYDVFHTRPKVDRDALNGELDILNEDRDFGAFLKRMRRLLVEKMQQKRPTI, from the exons ATGGCCTCTTCTTTCGAACCTTCATTATCGACTAGTGGCATGCGCCCACCTCTCACATCAGCGGATGCACCTTCTATGGCGGATTCACTGCCTAGTATAAACTTCGGTTTCGAGGATCTACGCAATCGCATGGCCCAATTCACTGCTCGGTTCGATGCTTTCATTGAGAAAGGCAGAAAGCAGATATTGGAGGAGAGGAATCAGTTCAAAATAGGGTTGGCAGAACTCCAAG AGGACCAACGGATGAAACAGAGAGATATCGAAATCTTGAATCTCAAGTCGCAAACTCACGACCAAACTATCCAGAAGGAAGCCGCTGAAGCCGCCGAGATGCATGGCACAATTGCATCTGTAACGATGGAGCGCGATTCTCGTCTCGCCAAAAGAGATCGTCTGAAGCAACAAATCAACGAGACACAGAAGGCTATAAACCAGAAATTGGAAGCTCAGAAGGCTCATGCCCGGCATCTCGATGCACAAGCACGCCTAAACATACCAGAGCTAGAATTTTGGCAGGATTACCTTTGTCTTCGGATTGAGGGGGCCGGGCGGGAAGATCGCCTAAAGTTCATCTTTAGCCACCTACTTGAGAAGGATTGGGAAGCTGAAGCCTGGTTTGAACTCGGCACGTCTAGTCGCGATTACGACGTGTTTCATACACGCCCCAAAGTGGACAGGGATGCTCTTAATGGGGAGCTAGACATTTTAAACGAGGATCGCGACTTTGGTGCTTTTCTAAAAAGGATGCGCCGTCTGCTCGTCGAAAAAATGCAACAGAAAAGGCCCACTATTTGA
- a CDS encoding uncharacterized protein (predicted protein) codes for MGTWVKRHIIRRRRIGNFPGHWLRIENKSLVPKVYPELAACWPLVNNETLSHTITTTSEICDPLVSSLLDLGYAVDLENDESGSRTVPIAVVASGECGNAISLYKLDEDCVDLRLGTTVRMRVPSIEETGSAEWSARGAPVRQICFARTVEEKPTRPVPAHICLDSDHMLLGRSRNSHLDANPLVEISNSQTGGSAHAAVTFNPWYQKQIGIVDERGNWSIWEISGRHRQNKGNWTAARVKYGALPWLDLGDSHDIDGYPRHDGWAAIEWVGDVNSFIVSDRRCPMLYRMEDGQACPYSIELGLKKKSEWILDVKRSSCNVSNIFILTTSRVFWFDVNTDLAVAAKDGTRPSLFPRLSWRHFRDPEDTTLRVAHLSIYEDLYLALYSRLSHVVLVFHCPAVSTGHDDIEPMPDPFVLDIPLESEYDVESQPSMAQFSSLVFKNIMHLPSTTGRDDYDPGLKLIKLFVLDSRLSIHESIYAGPSDTGASDRQDLEKDIIRLKRRYQTTRQGNLQSSRSYGDFIVDDYDESVAGPGTPTFPDTGISNITPLAISQWSIDFSQVYEVAIGRLVVSPGGDPSQRHNKGFQESLEELKRKIPACPESQATSQTLLEILGRSSPLDDVDQNAQDVEDLLSALLTDNACTHKHHQQLIVQLPGHLSWRSTKPVQSTEPSRSGLIEIYDQSVNDWLTLSHNIPVRARITKEKIIRDVAADFALARVAARRINYESNGTNPQTTNQKSAPSSKSEFTFRFRSGKQTLVPSEIPGESDWSSFATEGHGTSDVKPKFLDSTLASFTDFDSERKRFVSPDVANILQHWLPETDPATYDWQRTIQALELEESQWGTNDTTPKRKLKKKKVDSFTPRPATSNSQVMEDDLPMTQVERGAFGGREAGRKSTAKAKKKKRAAGF; via the exons ATGGGCACTTGGGTAAAGCGACATATCATCAGGAGACGCAGAATTGGGAATTTTCCCGGACATTGGCTTCGC ATCGAGAACAAAAGTCTCGTCCCAAAGGTTTACCCCGAGCTTGCAGCTTGCTGGCCACTCGTTAACAATGAGACTCTCTCCCATACTATCACAACGACAAGCGAGATATGCGACCCTTTAGTTTCGTCACTCTTAGACCTGGGGTATGCAGTGGACCTCGAGAACGATGAGTCAGGGAGCCGTACTGTCCCGATCGCAGTAGTTGCGTCCGGGGAGTGTGGCAATGCTATTTCTTTATACAAACTGGACGAAGATTGCGTGGATTTGAGGCTGGGTACAACAGTCCGTATGCGTGTCCCCTCCATCGAGGAAACTGGAAGTGCCGAGTGGTCTGCACGAGGTGCCCCTGTTCGCCAGATATGTTTTGCGCGCACCgtggaagagaagccaaC GAGGCCTGTTCCTGCTCACATATGCCTCGATAGTGATCATATGTTGCTAGGTAGATCCCGTAATTCCCATCTCGATGCAAACCCATTGGTGGAAATATCCAATTCTCAAACTGGCGGCTCTGCACATGCAGCTGTGACTTTCAATCCGTGGTACCAGAAGCAAATTGGTATTGTTGACGAGAGGGGAAATTGGAGCATTTGGGAAATATCTGGTCGCCACAGACAGAATAAAGGTAATTGGACTGCTGCACGTGTCAAATATGGCGCACTACCATGGCTGGACCTTGGTGACAGCCACGATATAGACGGTTATCCTCGACATGATGGATGGGCGGCCATAGAGTGGGTTGGAGATGTCAATAGCTTCATTGTCTCTGACAGGCGTTGTCCCATGCTCTATCGAATGGAAGACGGTCAGGCATGCCCTTATTCCATAGAGCTTGGTCTGAAGAAAAAGTCGGAGTGGATCTTGGATGTTAAGCGGAGCTCCTGCAACGTAtctaatatcttcattctAACAACATCACGGGTCTTCTGGTTTGATGTCAACACTGACTTGGCTGTAGCCGCTAAAGATGGGACAAGgccttccctctttcctcgcTTGTCCTGGCGCCACTTTCGAGATCCGGAAGACACGACTTTGCGAGTGGCACATCTGTCCATATATGAGGACCTCTATCTTGCGCTGTACTCAAGGCTGAGTCACGTTGTACtggttttccattgtcccGCAGTATCCACCGGTCACGATGACATAGAACCTATGCCCGACCCGTTTGTTTTGGATATCCCGTTGGAGTCTGAATATGACGTCGAGTCTCAACCGAGTATGGCACAATTTTCATCACTCGTTTTCAAAAATATCATGCATCTACCATCGACGACTGGGAGAGATGATTATGATCCGGGCCTAAAGCTTATAAAGCTCTTTGTGCTAGACTCACGCCTATCTATCCATGAATCAATATATGCTGGGCCTTCCGATACCGGTGCTTCAGATAGGCAAGACCTagaaaaggatatcatccggTTAAAAAGACGCTACCAAACGACACGCCAAGGGAATTTGCAGTCATCACGGTCTTACGGGGATTTCATAGTTGATGATTATGACGAGTCTGTAGCGGGCCCTGGAACGCCTACTTTCCCAGATACTGGGATTTCTAATATTACACCACTTGCAATTTCCCAATGGAGTATCGACTTCTCGCAGGTTTATGAGGTTGCTATTGGGAGACTCGTGGTTTCACCAGGAGGCGACCCCAGTCAAAGGCATAATAAGGGCTTTCAGGAGTCTCTCGAAgagttgaaaagaaagattccTGCATGTCCAGAGAGCCAAGCGACGAGTCAGACTCT GCTTGAAATTCTTGGTCGCAGCTCGCCattggatgatgttgaccaGAATGCACAGGATGTTGAGGACTTGCTATCTGCGCTCCTAACAGACAACGCATGCACCCACAAACATCATCAGCAGCTTATCGTGCAATTGCCTGGCCATCTAAGTTGGCGATCTACCAAGCCTGTTCAATCGACAGAGCCTTCTAGGTCTGGCCTGATAGAGATATACGACCAATCAGTCAATGATTGGCTTACTCTGTCGCATAATATACCCGTTCGCGCACGGATCACGAAGGAGAAAATTATCCGAGATGTTGCAGCCGATTTTGCCCTGGCACGGGTCGCAGCGCGTAGGATAAATTATGAATCGAATGGAACCAACCCCCAAACAACAAATCAAAAGAGCGCGCCATCATCCAAGTCAGAATTTACCTTTAGATTCAGGAGCGGGAAACAGACACTCGTCCCGTCTGAAATCCCAGGAGAGAGTGACTGGAGTAGCTTCGCAACCGAAGGTCATGGAACATCTGATGTAAAACCGAAATTCCTTGACTCCACACTAGCTTCTTTTACCGATTTCGATAGTGAGCGAAAGCGGTTTGTATCACCAGACGTGGCAAATATATTACAACACTGGCTACCGGAGACAGACCCAGCAACATATGACTGGCAAAGAACTATACAAGCGCTGGAACTGGAGGAATCGCAATGGGGCACTAACGATACAACTCCAAAGcgcaagctgaagaaaaagaaagtagaCTCTTTCACTCCTCGTCCAGCGACTTCA AACAGTCAGGTCATGGAGGATGACCTTCCCATGACCCAAGTCGAGCGAGGTGCGTTTGGTGGTCGAGAAGCTGGGAGGAAAAGTACGGcgaaggcaaagaagaagaagcgagcGGCTGGCTTTTAG